The following are from one region of the Coffea eugenioides isolate CCC68of chromosome 2, Ceug_1.0, whole genome shotgun sequence genome:
- the LOC113761675 gene encoding protein RAE1-like: protein MATFGAAAASSYNPNRSAEVVQPPSDSVSSLCFSPKANFLVATSWDNQVRCWEVMRSGTNVSTLPKAAMAHDQPVLCSTWKDDGTTVFSGGCDKQAKMWPLLSGGQPVQVAMHDAPIKEIAWVPEMNMLVTGSWDKTLRYWDLRQPNPAHVQQLPERCYALTVRYPLMVVGTADRNLIVYNLQNPQTEFKRITSPLKYQTRCLAAFPDQQGFLVGSIEGRVGVHHLDDAQQNKNFTFKCHREGNEIYSVNSLNFHPVHHTFATAGSDGAFNFWDKDSKQRLKAMSRCSQPIPCSTFNSDGSIFAYSVCYDWSKGAENHNPATAKTYILLHSVQESEIKGKPRIATGRK, encoded by the exons ATGGCGACATTTGGAGCAGCAGCTGCTTCAAGTTACAACCCCAACCGCTCTGCTGAg GTGGTGCAACCGCCCAGTGATTCTGTGTCCAGCCTTTGTTTCAGTCCGAAGGCTAACTTCCTTGTCGCCACTTCTTGGGATAATCAG GTGAGATGTTGGGAGGTAATGCGGTCTGGAACCAATGTTAGTACTTTGCCTAAGGCTGCAATGGCGCATGACCAACCG GTTCTGTGCTCCACGTGGAAGGACGATGGAACTACTGTCTTTTCTGGAGGATGTGATAAGCAAGCCAAGATGTGGCCTCTGTTATCTGGTGGCCAGCCAGTGCAAGTGGCCATGCATGATGCCCCCATCAAGGAGATTGCTTGGGTCCCTGAAATGAACATGTTGGTAACTGGAAGCTGGGACAAGACATTGAG GTATTGGGATTTGAGACAGCCGAATCCAGCTCATGTTCAACAACTTCCTGAGCGCTGCTATGCCCTTACTGTTAGATATCCTCTGATGGTTGTTGGAACTGCTGACAGAAATCTTATAGTGTATAATTTGCAGAACCCTCAg ACAGAGTTCAAGAGAATCACTTCGCCGCTAAAGTACCAGACGAGGTGTTTAGCTGCCTTTCCTGATCAGCAAGGTTTTCTG GTTGGCTCCATAGAAGGCAGGGTTGGAGTTCATCATCTTGATGATGcacaacaaaataaaaatttcaccTTTAAGTGCCACAGAGAGGGCAACGAGATTTATTCTGTCAATTCGCTGAACTTTCACCCT GTCCATCATACATTTGCAACTGCTGGTTCTGATGGTGCCTTCAACTTCTGGGACAAGGATAGCAAACAGAGGCTTAAG GCTATGTCGAGGTGCAGCCAACCCATTCCTTGCAGCACATTCAACAGTGATGGTTCAATATTTGCATATTCG GTATGTTATGACTGGAGCAAGGGCGCTGAAAATCACAATCCAGCAACTGCAAAGACCTACATACTTCTGCACTCAGTACAG gaaagTGAGATTAAAGGCAAGCCAAGAATTGCCACTGGAAGAAAGTGA
- the LOC113761139 gene encoding BRASSINOSTEROID INSENSITIVE 1-associated receptor kinase 1, which translates to MDRSVVSAISASAFISFLLLFLRFLRVSGNAEGDALNALKTNLADPNNVLQSWDPTLVNPCTWFHVTCNSDNSVTRVDLGNANLSGQLVPQLGLLPNLQYLELYSNNISGRIPNELGNLTNLVSLDLYLNSLNGPIPDTLGKLQKLRFLRLNNNTLTGHIPMTLTTVQTLQVLDLSNNQLTGQIPVNGSFSLFTPISFQNNHLDPLPVSPPPPISPTPSARGTNSATGAIAGGVAAGAALLFAAPAILLAWWRRRKPQDHFFDVPAEEDPEVHLGQLKRFSLRELQVASDSFSNKNILGRGGFGKVYKGRLADGSLVAVKRLKEERTQGGELQFQTEVEMISMAVHRNLLRLRGFCMTPTERLLVYPYMVNGSVASCLRERAETQPPLDWPIRKRISLGSARGLAYLHDHCDPKIIHRDVKAANILLDEEFEAVVGDFGLAKLMDYKDTHVTTAVRGTIGHIAPEYLSTGKSSEKTDVFGYGVMLLELITGQRAFDLARLANDDDVMLLDWVKGLLREKKLETLVDADLQGNYVEDEVEQLIQVALLCTQSSPTERPKMSEVVRMLEGDGLAERWEEWQKEEMFRQDFNHTHHPNTDWIIADSTSNLRPDELSGPR; encoded by the exons ATGGATCGCTCGGTGGTCTCCGCGATCTCAGCTTCGGCTTTTAtctcctttcttttgctctttctCCGATTCTTGCGCGTCTCCGGTAACGCTGAAG GTGATGCATTGAATGCGCTGAAGACCAATTTAGCTGATCCTAATAATGTTCTGCAAAGTTGGGATCCAACCCTCGTCAATCCCTGCACTTGGTTTCACGTCACCTGTAACAGTGATAACAGTGTTACCAGGGT TGATCTGGGAAATGCAAATTTGTCTGGCCAACTTGTTCCACAGCTCGGTCTGCTCCCAAATCTGCAGTACTT GGAACTCTATAGTAACAACATTAGTGGAAGAATTCCCAATGAGCTGGGGAACTTGACAAACTTAGTGAGCTTGGATCTTTACTTAAACAGCTTGAATGGTCCCATACCAGACACGTTGGGAAAACTTCAGAAATTACGTTTCCT GCGTCTAAATAATAATACCTTGACTGGACACATTCCTATGACCCTAACCACTGTCCAGACACTTCAAGTCCT AGATCTGTCGAATAACCAGTTGACAGGCCAAATTCCTGTCAATGGATCCTTTTCACTTTTTACTCCTATCAG TTTTCAAAACAATCATTTGGATCCTCTCCCTGTCTCTCCACCACCTCCAATTTCACCAACTCCATCAGCTCGAG GCACCAATAGTGCTACTGGCGCCATTGCTGGAGGAGTTGCTGCAGGTGCTGCTCTTCTTTTTGCTGCACCTGCAATTTTACTTGCTTGGTGGCGCAGAAGGAAACCACAAGATCATTTTTTTGATGTTCCTG CTGAGGAGGACCCAGAAGTTCATCTAGGGCAGTTGAAACGATTTTCTCTACGTGAATTGCAAGTTGCCAGTGATAGTTTCAGCAACAAAAATATTCTTGGTAGAGGTGGTTTTGGTAAGGTTTACAAAGGCCGATTAGCTGATGGATCTCTAGTGGCAGTTAAAAGACTGAAAGAGGAGCGCACTCAAGGTGGAGAGTTGCAGTTTCAAACAGAAGTGGAGATGATCAGTATGGCTGTCCATCGAAATCTACTTCGTCTACGTGGCTTTTGCATGACACCAACAGAACGGTTGCTTGTTTATCCTTACATGGTGAATGGCAGTGTTGCATCATGTTTAAGAG AGCGCGCTGAAACTCAACCCCCTCTTGATTGGCCAATAAGGAAGCGTATTTCATTGGGATCTGCCAGGGGACTTGCTTATTTGCATGATCATTGTGATCCCAAGATTATTCACCGGGATGTAAAAGCTGCAAATATATTGTTAGATGAGGAGTTTGAAGCCGTTGTTGGAGACTTTGGGTTGGCTAAGCTCATGGACTATAAGGACACCCATGTCACCACTGCTGTACGTGGTACAATTGGTCATATTGCCCCAGAATACCTTTCCACTGGCAAGTCTTCAGAGAAGACTGATGTTTTTGGGTATGGTGTCATGCTTCTTGAGCTCATCACTGGGCAGAGAGCTTTTGATCTTGCACGTCTCGCCAATGATGATGATGTCATGTTGCTTGATTGG GTTAAAGGACTTCTGAGGGAGAAAAAATTGGAAACACTAGTGGATGCAGATCTTCAGGGTAACTATGTCGAAGATGAGGTGGAACAACTAATTCAGGTAGCTCTGCTCTGCACACAGAGTTCCCCTACAGAGCGTCCCAAAATGTCAGAAGTTGTCAGAATGCTTGAAGGTGATGGTTTAGCTGAGAGATGGGAAGAGTGGCAGAAGGAGGAGATGTTCCGACAGGATTTCAACCATACACACCATCCAAATACTGATTGGATCATTGCTGATTCCACATCAAACCTCCGACCAGATGAACTGTCTGGGCCTAGATGA